A segment of the Streptomyces sp. Tu 2975 genome:
GCCGGCCCGCCGGCGAGCAGCGCCGCCGCGACGCGGGGCAGTGATCCTTCCAGCATGACGGCGCGGCGCACGTCCGCCGACGGAGCTCCCGCGGCCTTCGCGACGGCCTCCAGCGCGACGGCGTCCAGGGCGCCCTGACGGACCTCTCCGGTGAGGAGCCGTACAAGGAACTCCTGCTCCTCTGCGGTGGCCGCCGACATCAGCCGGTGCACCCGGGTGCGGCGTTCCGCCTGGGCGCCGGGGCCGGAGACCTGGGCGAGGGCCGCGAGCGCGGCGTCGGTCCCGCCGACGGTGAGGGACGGCACGGCGGCGGGCGGCACGGACTCCTTGAGGACGCTCCAGCCGATGCCGATGCGGCCCTGGGGCACCCTCCCGGCCAGGTAGGAGATGACCAGGGCCACGTCCTCCGGCCAGGCCTCCGCGAAGAGGTCCGCCAGCGCGGCGATCTTGCGCGAGCGGGCCGATGTGGCGGCCACCTCACGGGACACTTCGGCGACGCGGGCGAGCAGCATGCGGCCATCGTGCCCCGGCCGGGCGACGCACGCACCCCCGGCGCCGCGCCATGGCCCGCCGGCCCTCGGCGGCCTGCCCGCACCGCACACCGGAGGCGTCCGCAACGGCCGGGTTCAGTCTCCCCATGGTTCACCCAACTCCCCTAATGTTCCGTCGATTTGACCGATCGACGCACAGACAGGGGCCCCATGGGCACGTTCTCTCGCGCCGCTACGACGACGGCCGTAGCGGCCGGACTGCTGGCAGCCGCACTCGCTCCGGCGCAGGCGTCCACCACCGGCCCGGCGGACACCGGGCAGCTGCCCTACTCCGCCACCACCGGGGTCGGCGTCCACAACGCCTACGAGAAGTCGAAGTACCCGTACTTCGCGGACGCGCTCGACTCGGGCGCGGCAATGCTCGAGATCGACGTGTGGACCAACGCCTTCGGCAGATCGTGGCGGGTCTCGCACAGCAACCCGGTGGGCAACGACAACAACTGCGTGAACGCCGCCGTCGCCGCCGAGCTGCGCGCCAAGTCCCGCAACCAGGACCTGGGCGGCTGCCTCGCCGACATGCGGGCCTGGCACGACGCGCACCCGGACCACCGGCCGATCCTGATCAAGCTGGAGTTCAAGGACGGCTTCCAGGGCGGACAGGGCCGCGGGCCGGCGGGATTGGACGCCCTGCTGAGGGCGCGGCTCGGTGACGCCCTGTTCCGGCCCGCGGACCTGGCCGGCGGGCACCCGGATCTGGACACCGCGGTGCGGACGGACGGCTGGCCCGCGCGTTCCGCGCTGGCCGGGAAGTTCGTGGTCGAGCTGATCCCGGGCACGCTCGAGGAGGACAACCCGTTCGACTCG
Coding sequences within it:
- a CDS encoding phosphatidylinositol-specific phospholipase C domain-containing protein encodes the protein MGTFSRAATTTAVAAGLLAAALAPAQASTTGPADTGQLPYSATTGVGVHNAYEKSKYPYFADALDSGAAMLEIDVWTNAFGRSWRVSHSNPVGNDNNCVNAAVAAELRAKSRNQDLGGCLADMRAWHDAHPDHRPILIKLEFKDGFQGGQGRGPAGLDALLRARLGDALFRPADLAGGHPDLDTAVRTDGWPARSALAGKFVVELIPGTLEEDNPFDSLWTDREYATHLRDLRSAGRLGEAGAFPAVHHAAAGDPRSRYADASIRPWFVVFDGNAGVYAGGSVDTSWYDRNHYLVVMTDAHGVAPAIDGTNPTEQQARDRVALLAGRHASVVSADWYPLPQVLGSVVARGGG